The Methylomonas montana DNA window CAAACGCGCCCAGCAAAACGGTTGGGACGATTATCCGGTTTTCATCCGTAAAGCCGCCACCGATGTTTCCTACTTGGCTTGTGCCCGCTTGCTCCTGGCGAATCCGGAACGGTTTTATCCGCAATTCGCCACCCACAATACGCATACCGTCGCCGCCATTTGTTGGTTCGGACAGCAACACCCAGGCTTTGAGTTTCAGCGCTTGCACGGCATGGGCGAGGCGTTGTATGAGCAATTGCTATCGCACTATCCACAGACATTGAATTGCCGAGTGTATGCACCGGTCGGCAGCTATCGGGATTTGTTGCCCTATCTGGTCAGGCGCTTATTGGAAAACGGCGCTAATACCTCGTTCGTTCATCAAATCGAAAACCCAGCCATCAGCGTTGAATCGCTGATTCGCGATCCTTTGAATGAATTACGTCAGAATTTTTCGCAGCCCATCGCCCGTCCGCCCGACTTGTTCGGCAGTCGCCGCCAGAATGCTCAGGGGCTTAATTTAAACGACCTGGAACTGATTACGCAGTTGCAAACAGACCTGGATGTGCTTGACGAACGCACGTGGCAGGCGTCTCCCTTGGTCAGCGGCCAAATAGGTACTGGCCATTCAAACCCGATATTCAGCCCGTTCGATCGAAACTTGCTTGTCGGCCACGTGGTTGTCAGCCAGCCGGAAACCATTGAACGAGCCTTGCAACATGCCTCGCGAGCCTTTGCAGATTGGCGCTTATGCCCGGTGGAAACCCGGGCCGCTTATTGTTGCAAGGCAGCCGACTTGTTGGAGCAGCATAGACTGGAACTGGTGTCTTTGATTGTCCGCGAAGGCGGCCGCACCGTGGTCGATGCCTTGGCGGAAATCCGCGAAGCGGTCGATCTATGCCGCTATTATGCCGCCTGCGCCGTTGAGCTATTCGGCCAACCGCAAGTATTGCCTGGTCCGACCGGCGAGAGCAATCACCTGTTGTATTATGGGCGCGGGGTATTCGTCTGCATCAGTCCCTGGAATTTTCCGGTCGCAATTTTCATGGGCCAAATCGTCGCGGCACTGGTCACGGGTAATACCGTCATTGCCAAGCCAGCCTTACAGACATCGCTGACGGCCATGCTATGCTTGCGCCTGCTGCATCAAGCCGGTATCCCGGAAAACGTATTGCATTTTTTGCCGGGCGAAGGCGCCGATATTGGCCGCTTATTGTTAAGCGACGAACGGGTTGCCGGCGTCGCCTTTACCGGCTCCAGCGCCACCGCGCAGACGATCAACCGGCAATTGGCGAATCGCTCCGGGGCCATCGCGTGCTTGATCGCCGAGACCGGCGGACAAAATGTGATGATCGCCGATAGTTCGGCGCATGAAGAACAATTGGTCGCGGACGCATTGCATTCGGCGTTTAACAGTGCCGGACAACGCTGTTCGGCGCTGCGGGTGTTATTTTTACCCGAAGAAAGCGCGGATAAAGTCATCGTTCGTCTGATTGGCGCCATGCAGTTGTTACGAGTAGGCTCGCCAGCATACATGGCCACCGACATCGGCCCTGTCATTGATCAACGTGCCATCGCCGCCTTGTCGGCACACATCGAAAAACTGCAAGCTCATGCCAAGCTCCTGTATCAACTGCCTTTGGAGGACAAGTTGGCTAAAGGGCATTTCTTTCCGCCCACCTTGTTTGAGATTCCTGCTTTATCGCTGCTTGAGCAGGAGGTATTTGGCCCTATCCTGCATATCGTCCGCTATGCATCGGGTGACTTGGCAAACGTTGTCGACGCAGTGAATGCCACCGGCTACGGCTTGACGCTGGGCGTGCACAGCCGCATCAAAGCCACCATGCAATATGTGCAAGAACATGCCCGCGTCGGCAATATCTATATCAAC harbors:
- the putA gene encoding bifunctional proline dehydrogenase/L-glutamate gamma-semialdehyde dehydrogenase PutA, which gives rise to MINATHLYDLRSQINRAFIRPEPDSLIDLEKCLGNYDQQWIGEFSSQLIAAIRAQRSSKTPFAAFLQEYSLNSDEGIVLMGIAEALLRIPDIQTRNHFLQEKLIDGNWRSHGLHSDSLLVNLASSALLVGAKIEDRIRHAQQHGQSILDGLLVRLGEPLICSAITQAIQQLAHHFVMAETIDAALTQAACHAEYRYSFDMLGESALTEDDARRYYQAYFQAIETLAQAAQADLYANPGISIKLSALYPRYEALQHRDVIDALSVKLLALAKRARDANITVTVDAEEAERLEMSLDIFTKVAGDPALAGWPGLGLAVQAYQKRAVPLINWLAALAEQQKRLIPIRLVKGAYWDTEIKRAQQNGWDDYPVFIRKAATDVSYLACARLLLANPERFYPQFATHNTHTVAAICWFGQQHPGFEFQRLHGMGEALYEQLLSHYPQTLNCRVYAPVGSYRDLLPYLVRRLLENGANTSFVHQIENPAISVESLIRDPLNELRQNFSQPIARPPDLFGSRRQNAQGLNLNDLELITQLQTDLDVLDERTWQASPLVSGQIGTGHSNPIFSPFDRNLLVGHVVVSQPETIERALQHASRAFADWRLCPVETRAAYCCKAADLLEQHRLELVSLIVREGGRTVVDALAEIREAVDLCRYYAACAVELFGQPQVLPGPTGESNHLLYYGRGVFVCISPWNFPVAIFMGQIVAALVTGNTVIAKPALQTSLTAMLCLRLLHQAGIPENVLHFLPGEGADIGRLLLSDERVAGVAFTGSSATAQTINRQLANRSGAIACLIAETGGQNVMIADSSAHEEQLVADALHSAFNSAGQRCSALRVLFLPEESADKVIVRLIGAMQLLRVGSPAYMATDIGPVIDQRAIAALSAHIEKLQAHAKLLYQLPLEDKLAKGHFFPPTLFEIPALSLLEQEVFGPILHIVRYASGDLANVVDAVNATGYGLTLGVHSRIKATMQYVQEHARVGNIYINRNIIGAVVGVQPFGGMNLSGTGPKAGGPNYLQRFVTEQTVTTNIAAIGGNPWLLNESTKPR